The DNA region CTTTAGCAATTATGGGACTTATCGGTCTTCACTTCGCTACTCTTCGTATACCGCATGTTAACAACCAAGACGGTGAAGAGATTGATTTCGATGCTGAGAGCAAAAAATATTTAGCAGGCGACAAAGCAGGCTCAAAAGTTATGCGTTTCGCAAATGACTTTATGAGTAAAGATTTAATGGTTGTAGGTTTCTACTTGATTTTCTTCTTTTACCTTGTATTTTTCCAATACGGTTTTGCACTTGACCCTGTAAACTTTGACCCTGCAGACGGACTTAAAACTCCTGCGCATATCTACCCTGAATGGTATTTCCTATGGTCGTACGAAATCCTTCGTCCGTTCTCTGTTAATATCGGTCTGGTAGCATTCGGTTTTGCACAAGTTATCTTTATGTTATTACCGTTCTTAGACAGAAGCCCAAATGCTATTCCGGCAAGTCGTCGTGGTGTATTTGGTATTTGGTTCTGGGCGCTTTTAATAGATATGATAGTACTAACAGCTATGGGTAAATTACCTCCAGAGGGTATTTTCAGCACTATAGGTTTAGTTGCTGCATTAGCATTTATAGTTTTATGGATAGCGCTTCCATTTATAACTATGAACGAAAAAAAAGCGTAAGGAGAATAGGATGAAAAATAAAGAGCCTTTAATATTGGTTGTTGTTGCTGCTTTTACTCTCCTAACTTATTGGTTAGTTGAGCCATATGCACACTCAGTTATGCATAAACATGTAGACGGTCAAAGCTTTACTTATGCTGATTTAGCACCGATTACAAAAACAGGTGATGCTACAAACGGTAAAACTTTAGTAACTGGCGCTGCTGCTTGTACAGGTTGTCACTCAATCGAAAAAGCGGGAATGCCTGCTGCCGTTGATGCAGTAACTGCTGCTCAAACTTACGGTGTAAACCCACCGGATTTAAGCAATGCGGGTGCTATTTATGATGCTAAATTCTTAGCTGATTTGATTAAAAATCCGGCGCATGCCCTAAAAGTTGAGCATAAATTTGATGCTGCTAAAGGCAAAATGCATCCGATGGTTGCATTTTACGGTGCAGGCGGAGATTTAGATCAAGAAATAGCAGACATGGTTTCTTACTTACAGTCAATTGCTGTAAAACCAAACCAAGTTACTCCTAAAATGGCGTATGAAAATGCTTGCGGCAGATGTCACTCTGTTTCTTATGAGAAGTGGACTCAAATCGGTGAAAAACCTGCGTTTAAATTTGAGAAAGACTCTCTGGCATTTGACATTAAAGTGTTAGAGTACCAAGATGCACTTACAAAATATATGGGTAAATTGCCTCCGGATCTTTCAATGTATATCCGTTCTCGCGGTGAGCATTTTATAACCACATTCATTGAGAACCCTCAAGCTCACCTTGAAGGTACTGCAATGCCAAGAGTAGGTGTTACCGCTGATTCTGCAGGGAAAGTTATTGAGTACCTAGAAGATGCAGGTGATACAAAAAGACATGAAAGAGAGTCGGTAGGTAAAACGGTATTAATTTACTCTGTTATATTTGCTGTTTTCGCTCTTCTATGGAAAAAACAAGTGTGGAGAGATTTACACTAATCTTCCAAAACGGCCTGCCTCTTTTGAGGCAGGTTTCTCTATCTTCATTATTTAAAATCCATTAAAACACAAACCGTCATCTTGAACTTGACATTAAAATATTAAATCATTATAATGTAATTATGAAAAATGTACATTTTAGTTGGGATAAAGCAAAAGCGAAGTCTAATTTTATAAAGCACAAAATTTCTTTTGAAGAAGCCAAATCCGTATTTGATGATGATAATGCCAGATTGATTTATGATCCGGATCACAGTGAAGATGAAGATAGATTTATCTTGCTTGGATTAAGTTGTAAATTAAAAATCTTGACGGTAGTTCATTGCTATAAAGACAGTGAAAGCAACATTAGAATTATTAGTGCTAGAAAATCAACTAAAAATGAAGAAAAACAATACAAGGAACATATATTATGAGAGAAGAGTATGATTTTACTAATTCAGTAAAAAATCCATATGCTAAAAAAGTTAAAAAACAAATTTCAATCAAAATTGAAGAAGATACGATTGATTATTTTAAAGATTTGGCTTCTAAAATTGGGATACCTTACCAAAATCTTATAAACTCGTATCTTACTGATTGTGCCATAAAACATGTAGAACCAAAACTAAAATGGATCTAATATCAAGCTACTTCTTAACAGCCACCACTAAAGTGCCGCAAATCAAATCATGCAGAGCTTTTTTATCTCTTCTGTAAAAAGGAACAAATAGCCCCAAAAGAGTTGTTGCAGTAAACAAAAATACTATAAATCTAAAAATCGCTCTAAAAAAACCTATAAACTCTCCGCTCTTATCGTCAACCACTTTTATCTCATAAGCTTTTTTACCGGGAGTTTGTCCAAATTTATTTAAAAGTGTCGCATAAATGATTCCATACAGAGCCACCCCTGCAAAAGGAGCAAGTTGTGATGACTGAAAATCATCCTTGCCGTTCATAGCCACATAAGTAATCAGATAAAGTATAGGAGCATATATCATAAACAAATCCGTTATAAATGCTTTCACCCTATAACTATAAGGTGCGTATATAAGTTTTTGCTGCTCTTTTGTATCAGTTGTTTTTTTGTTTTTTTTCAGGTTTCTAAATCTCATAGTGTAATTATAGCAAATTAGATTATTATTCCAAATGCAACAACTGCAATTCTGAACTAGATTCCAAGTGATCAAAGGAAATACCCTTGCGGTGCAAGCTTGGAATGACGAATGGTTGTCTTCTAAAACACAAACCTTCATCCTAAACTTGACAATCTAGTCATCCTGAGCTTGACAACTTCCTCATCCTAAACTTGACAACCTCGTCATCCTGAACTTGATTCAGGATCAAA from Sulfurimonas sp. includes:
- a CDS encoding c-type cytochrome; protein product: MKNKEPLILVVVAAFTLLTYWLVEPYAHSVMHKHVDGQSFTYADLAPITKTGDATNGKTLVTGAAACTGCHSIEKAGMPAAVDAVTAAQTYGVNPPDLSNAGAIYDAKFLADLIKNPAHALKVEHKFDAAKGKMHPMVAFYGAGGDLDQEIADMVSYLQSIAVKPNQVTPKMAYENACGRCHSVSYEKWTQIGEKPAFKFEKDSLAFDIKVLEYQDALTKYMGKLPPDLSMYIRSRGEHFITTFIENPQAHLEGTAMPRVGVTADSAGKVIEYLEDAGDTKRHERESVGKTVLIYSVIFAVFALLWKKQVWRDLH
- a CDS encoding RDD family protein, which gives rise to MRFRNLKKNKKTTDTKEQQKLIYAPYSYRVKAFITDLFMIYAPILYLITYVAMNGKDDFQSSQLAPFAGVALYGIIYATLLNKFGQTPGKKAYEIKVVDDKSGEFIGFFRAIFRFIVFLFTATTLLGLFVPFYRRDKKALHDLICGTLVVAVKK
- a CDS encoding cytochrome bc complex cytochrome b subunit, translated to MAHFTKATSIKDWLNQRLAIETVEKVMASEYWIPKNINFLWAMGMVLAITFTLLLVSGIFLLMYYQPDVRTAFYSVNYTIMRDVDFGWLWRHVHGVAASVVFLVIYIHMFTGIYYGSYKKGREMIWISGMLLFVTFSAEAFSGYMLPWGQMSYWAGMVITNIFSLGGLHLDGLVEWIRGDYVPAQAFLTRFFMLHVLLLPLAIMGLIGLHFATLRIPHVNNQDGEEIDFDAESKKYLAGDKAGSKVMRFANDFMSKDLMVVGFYLIFFFYLVFFQYGFALDPVNFDPADGLKTPAHIYPEWYFLWSYEILRPFSVNIGLVAFGFAQVIFMLLPFLDRSPNAIPASRRGVFGIWFWALLIDMIVLTAMGKLPPEGIFSTIGLVAALAFIVLWIALPFITMNEKKA
- a CDS encoding CopG family antitoxin; amino-acid sequence: MREEYDFTNSVKNPYAKKVKKQISIKIEEDTIDYFKDLASKIGIPYQNLINSYLTDCAIKHVEPKLKWI
- a CDS encoding BrnT family toxin, whose protein sequence is MKNVHFSWDKAKAKSNFIKHKISFEEAKSVFDDDNARLIYDPDHSEDEDRFILLGLSCKLKILTVVHCYKDSESNIRIISARKSTKNEEKQYKEHIL